A single genomic interval of Leptospira dzoumogneensis harbors:
- a CDS encoding class I SAM-dependent methyltransferase, producing MKHLEMFFNRLTRMSKHWKKWARRRGITCFRIYDRDIPQVPIVIDLYENFCLVSEYLNSYPMSEEDRESERKSIRNFILEILQLAPENLFWKTRERKKGNLQYEKLDTQEKSIQANEGGLKFKVNLSDYLDTGLFLDHRTTRDLFRKEASGKNVLNLYSYTGAFSVYAADGGAKKITSVDLSQKYLDWSKENFELNGFSHEEHEFIREDITEWLKKERTNPKRTQYDLIIVDPPTFSNSKKMRDIFDVQRDYSFLLNSIFRDFSAPGAVLFFSTNFRKFKLDPDELLWEDIQDITKQTHPEDFRNEKIRSVWKMRK from the coding sequence ATGAAACATTTAGAAATGTTCTTCAATCGCCTGACTAGGATGTCCAAACACTGGAAAAAATGGGCGAGAAGAAGGGGGATCACCTGCTTTCGGATCTACGACCGCGATATCCCTCAGGTTCCGATCGTAATAGATCTATATGAAAATTTTTGTTTGGTCTCAGAATACTTAAATTCTTATCCGATGTCCGAGGAAGATAGAGAATCGGAAAGAAAGTCGATCCGCAACTTTATACTCGAGATCCTTCAACTTGCCCCAGAAAATTTATTTTGGAAAACCAGAGAGCGTAAAAAGGGAAATCTACAATACGAAAAGTTGGATACCCAGGAAAAATCCATCCAGGCGAATGAAGGTGGATTGAAATTTAAAGTAAACTTAAGCGATTATCTGGATACCGGTCTTTTTCTGGATCACCGAACTACTCGAGATCTTTTTAGAAAGGAAGCTTCCGGGAAGAATGTTCTAAATTTATATTCTTATACTGGAGCATTCTCCGTTTATGCCGCTGACGGCGGCGCCAAAAAAATCACCAGCGTGGACCTTTCTCAAAAATACTTGGACTGGTCCAAGGAAAATTTCGAGTTAAACGGGTTTTCTCACGAAGAGCATGAGTTTATCAGAGAAGATATTACTGAATGGTTAAAGAAAGAACGAACCAATCCTAAAAGAACACAATACGATCTTATTATAGTGGATCCTCCCACATTCTCTAACAGCAAGAAGATGAGAGATATTTTTGATGTGCAAAGAGATTATTCTTTTCTACTAAATTCTATTTTTAGGGATTTTTCTGCTCCGGGTGCGGTTCTCTTTTTCTCTACGAATTTTAGAAAATTCAAATTGGATCCCGATGAACTTTTGTGGGAAGATATTCAGGATATTACCAAACAAACTCATCCGGAAGATTTTCGAAATGAGAAGATCCGATCCGTTTGGAAGATGAGGAAATAA
- a CDS encoding M15 family metallopeptidase: MRARSFGLILILLTFFHCQKPPVPKLEESPPPLKIENGLVNVKDIDPNIEIDLRYSTPENFTGSIIYPFQTCLLRKETAEKLKAANSEFQTYGYRIKIWDGYRPTYAQRILWEKVPNPRYVGNPTKGGSVHNRGGAVDLTLIDSEGNELEMPSAYDEFTYKASPFRKDLEPTVSKNLEVLVGILTKHGFKQISSEWWHYNDGDAKVYPLVEVDPKLWEK; the protein is encoded by the coding sequence ATGAGAGCCCGCAGTTTCGGTCTGATCTTAATTCTGCTTACCTTCTTCCATTGCCAAAAACCTCCGGTCCCAAAATTAGAAGAAAGTCCGCCGCCTTTAAAGATCGAAAATGGATTAGTAAACGTAAAAGATATAGATCCGAATATAGAGATCGATTTGCGTTATTCTACTCCGGAAAATTTCACAGGCTCCATCATCTATCCTTTCCAAACCTGTTTGCTTAGAAAAGAAACTGCAGAAAAATTAAAAGCTGCCAACTCAGAATTCCAAACCTACGGATACAGGATTAAGATCTGGGATGGATACCGTCCTACGTACGCGCAAAGGATTTTATGGGAGAAGGTCCCAAATCCAAGATATGTTGGAAATCCTACAAAAGGAGGTTCCGTCCATAATAGAGGCGGAGCGGTGGATCTAACACTTATAGATTCGGAAGGAAACGAATTAGAAATGCCAAGTGCTTACGACGAATTCACATATAAAGCTTCTCCATTTCGAAAAGATCTGGAGCCAACCGTTTCTAAAAATCTGGAAGTTTTGGTCGGAATTCTAACAAAGCATGGATTCAAACAGATCAGTTCTGAATGGTGGCATTATAACGACGGGGATGCAAAAGTTTATCCCTTAGTAGAGGTGGATCCAAAACTTTGGGAGAAATGA
- a CDS encoding SDR family oxidoreductase: MGEFFKDKVVWITGASSGIGESLVKEAARRGAILVLSSRREKELKRVRKENGLTDSNSMILPLDLEDYKKLGKVPAQVIKTFGKIDVLINNGGISQRSMAHETSLDTYETLMKVNYFGNIALTLAVLPHMRARKQGWVSTIASVAGLIGVPLRTGYSSTKFALTGFYEALRAENTKENLKVTLVYPGFVKTNISHNALKGDGTPQKKMDKVIENGIDADECARKILDAIENEDLQVIIAGGKEKFGLFLRHYFPKFFAKFLSKTAVT; the protein is encoded by the coding sequence ATGGGAGAATTTTTCAAAGACAAAGTCGTATGGATTACAGGAGCTTCTTCTGGGATCGGCGAGTCCTTAGTAAAAGAGGCCGCGAGAAGAGGAGCGATATTAGTTCTTTCTTCCAGAAGAGAAAAAGAACTCAAAAGAGTTCGCAAAGAGAATGGACTAACAGATTCAAACAGCATGATCCTTCCTTTGGATTTGGAAGATTATAAAAAGTTAGGAAAAGTTCCCGCTCAAGTTATCAAAACTTTCGGAAAGATAGATGTTCTAATCAATAACGGCGGGATCAGCCAACGTTCTATGGCTCATGAGACTTCTCTTGATACTTATGAAACTTTGATGAAGGTAAACTATTTCGGTAATATCGCACTTACTCTTGCAGTACTTCCTCATATGAGAGCAAGAAAGCAAGGTTGGGTTTCCACAATCGCGAGTGTTGCAGGACTTATCGGAGTTCCATTGAGAACCGGATATTCTTCCACCAAATTTGCATTAACCGGTTTTTATGAAGCACTTAGAGCGGAAAATACAAAGGAAAATCTGAAAGTCACTCTGGTTTATCCGGGCTTCGTGAAGACGAATATTTCGCATAACGCACTTAAAGGAGACGGAACTCCTCAGAAAAAAATGGATAAAGTGATCGAGAACGGGATCGACGCAGACGAATGTGCTCGTAAAATCCTAGATGCGATCGAGAATGAAGACCTACAAGTGATCATCGCCGGTGGAAAAGAGAAATTCGGTCTATTCCTAAGACATTATTTCCCTAAGTTTTTTGCGAAGTTTTTGTCTAAGACAGCGGTAACCTGA
- a CDS encoding AraC family transcriptional regulator: MEHLPGFFLHFWIQFGTALCLLLAAMELAKKRETAMPGGIFYLAIILALVESRLGLGLLPWAADHIWFWPAFFPAVWAVGPMLLLVSKNMVQFALDREIQIGKHFIPAILLLLGELIAYIILPAEELREYIRNAMFGSKVDILTGVTIFGSIHQTVYSIFLWVLFRKASKETEIPLSSLVYTILFVVFTTIQLCWFGYFLKNQFLLAAGSSFQTLGIVLIFLFSARYPNFFISLKSEIQQKRYERTQLNGLDLDQLHTRIKELVETDKIYKEESLKIQDFAEKLLVSPHQLSRILNETYGKNFNEFLNSFRVEEAKTLLLEDLDRTVLSIAYDVGFNTKSTFNAQFLKITGMTPLEWRKKGSKL; this comes from the coding sequence TTGGAGCATCTGCCCGGTTTTTTTCTTCATTTTTGGATCCAATTTGGAACCGCACTTTGCCTACTTCTCGCGGCGATGGAGCTCGCTAAAAAAAGGGAAACTGCGATGCCTGGTGGGATCTTCTATTTAGCCATCATTCTCGCATTGGTAGAGAGTCGATTGGGCTTAGGTCTGCTGCCATGGGCCGCGGATCATATCTGGTTTTGGCCTGCATTCTTCCCCGCAGTCTGGGCAGTGGGACCGATGTTACTTTTGGTCTCTAAAAATATGGTACAATTTGCCTTAGATAGAGAGATCCAGATCGGAAAACATTTTATCCCTGCAATTCTACTCTTACTAGGAGAGTTAATCGCTTATATTATTCTACCTGCAGAAGAACTCAGAGAATATATTCGAAATGCAATGTTCGGCTCCAAGGTGGATATTCTGACCGGGGTCACAATCTTCGGTTCCATCCACCAAACTGTGTATTCTATTTTTCTTTGGGTATTGTTCAGAAAGGCATCTAAAGAAACCGAGATCCCGCTTTCTTCTCTAGTTTATACGATCCTGTTTGTAGTCTTTACTACGATCCAACTTTGCTGGTTTGGATACTTTCTGAAGAATCAGTTTTTATTGGCGGCGGGATCTAGTTTCCAAACTTTGGGGATCGTTCTCATCTTTTTATTCTCCGCAAGGTATCCGAATTTTTTCATTTCTTTGAAGTCGGAGATCCAACAGAAAAGATATGAGAGAACCCAACTGAATGGATTGGATCTGGACCAACTTCATACTCGTATCAAAGAGTTGGTAGAGACGGATAAAATATATAAAGAAGAAAGCCTGAAAATCCAAGACTTCGCCGAAAAACTTTTGGTATCTCCTCACCAACTTTCCCGGATCTTAAACGAAACCTACGGCAAAAATTTCAATGAATTCCTGAATTCATTTAGGGTAGAAGAGGCCAAAACTTTACTATTAGAGGACCTGGACCGCACTGTTCTCTCCATCGCTTACGATGTCGGATTCAATACTAAGTCCACATTTAATGCACAGTTTTTGAAAATCACCGGAATGACTCCTTTAGAATGGAGAAAAAAGGGTAGCAAACTATAA
- a CDS encoding alpha/beta fold hydrolase has product MAATQLENGVKKERTEAFKETFVHNGDVSLYVKYNHTAKERPNRPTVLFVHGYPDDHRVWSYQMESLKEDYNVAALDLRGSGKSDKPKKQKAYNVRRIFEDLEAVIRFVGNDKPVHLVAHDWGSLISWAFVADEQKSVWAKSYTAMGGPHPVLGRRSAFQMALSGNPLSLYKALSQLKRSWYILYFQIPFLPEWIWRTFSKFFWKYTMNAGGVPKNDTLRNKSKEEIVATAVSNVNLYRELLRGEKYPEPKHIKAPVQVLIPLKDFAIRPELYRLHERICDSYKEYTYDSNHWIQRTMPDMVSEKIREFVWEIG; this is encoded by the coding sequence ATGGCGGCTACCCAACTGGAAAACGGAGTGAAAAAAGAAAGGACTGAGGCTTTTAAAGAAACCTTTGTCCATAACGGCGATGTTTCTCTGTATGTGAAGTACAATCATACAGCGAAAGAAAGACCCAACAGACCAACAGTTCTATTCGTTCATGGATATCCTGACGATCATAGGGTTTGGTCCTACCAGATGGAATCTTTGAAAGAAGATTATAATGTGGCCGCTCTGGACCTAAGAGGTTCCGGAAAATCGGACAAACCTAAAAAGCAAAAAGCATATAATGTTCGTAGAATATTCGAAGATTTGGAAGCAGTGATCCGATTTGTAGGTAATGATAAACCTGTACATCTAGTGGCTCATGACTGGGGATCTTTGATCAGTTGGGCATTCGTTGCCGACGAACAAAAATCGGTTTGGGCAAAATCTTATACTGCGATGGGAGGGCCTCATCCTGTGCTTGGGCGCAGAAGTGCTTTCCAAATGGCACTTTCCGGAAATCCACTTTCTTTGTACAAGGCACTTTCTCAGCTTAAGAGATCTTGGTACATTCTATATTTCCAAATTCCTTTTCTGCCTGAATGGATCTGGAGAACTTTCAGTAAATTTTTCTGGAAGTATACGATGAATGCCGGAGGAGTTCCTAAGAATGATACTCTTAGAAATAAATCCAAAGAAGAGATTGTTGCGACTGCCGTTTCTAATGTGAATTTGTATAGAGAACTTCTTAGAGGGGAGAAGTATCCGGAACCTAAACATATCAAGGCTCCGGTCCAGGTTCTAATCCCTCTCAAAGATTTTGCGATCCGACCGGAGTTGTACAGACTTCATGAAAGGATCTGTGATTCTTATAAAGAATATACTTACGATAGCAATCACTGGATCCAAAGAACAATGCCTGATATGGTCAGCGAAAAGATCAGAGAATTTGTTTGGGAGATCGGCTGA
- a CDS encoding metal-dependent hydrolase, protein MSSEILQDKDFHFYPVRKPKFEFSENGTSKHWMDGSAYKTHILNTWTLFFPDGERFFIRSIQKFLPSIKDPRVLRNAKAFMGQEAQHAGEHKKTWKILEDQGFKIKAFTDFVNSFFVNFVEKVLSAKSCLAATAGAEHYTSLVATIGLQIKALDQAESEMKRLWEWHAAEEIEHKSAAYDVFLDISGNYFRRMITFLGVTIVFWAATFIGAEILLWQEGLTFKWKTRKDAFRFIFIDEKVFFHATGAFFRYFRPGFHPEQEDNLELSRIIFESPEHKYKEIA, encoded by the coding sequence ATGAGCAGCGAAATTTTACAGGATAAGGATTTTCATTTTTATCCGGTCAGAAAACCTAAATTCGAATTTAGCGAGAACGGTACTAGTAAACATTGGATGGACGGTTCCGCTTATAAAACCCATATTTTGAATACCTGGACCCTATTCTTTCCTGACGGAGAAAGATTTTTTATCAGAAGTATCCAGAAATTCCTGCCAAGTATAAAAGATCCAAGAGTTCTCCGGAATGCAAAGGCGTTTATGGGCCAAGAAGCACAACATGCTGGAGAACATAAAAAAACCTGGAAAATCCTGGAAGACCAAGGCTTTAAGATCAAGGCATTCACCGATTTTGTGAATTCATTCTTCGTGAACTTTGTGGAAAAAGTCCTATCAGCTAAGTCTTGTTTGGCGGCAACCGCAGGCGCAGAACATTATACTTCCTTGGTCGCTACAATTGGTCTACAAATCAAGGCATTGGATCAGGCAGAATCGGAGATGAAACGCCTTTGGGAATGGCATGCAGCGGAAGAGATAGAACATAAATCCGCGGCTTACGATGTATTCTTAGACATCAGCGGAAATTATTTCAGAAGAATGATCACTTTCCTTGGAGTAACAATCGTATTCTGGGCGGCAACATTTATAGGAGCTGAGATCCTTCTTTGGCAAGAGGGATTAACTTTTAAATGGAAAACCAGAAAAGATGCTTTCCGTTTTATCTTTATAGACGAAAAGGTCTTCTTCCATGCGACGGGTGCATTCTTCAGATACTTCCGTCCTGGATTTCATCCGGAACAAGAAGATAATCTGGAATTAAGCAGGATAATCTTCGAATCTCCAGAGCATAAATACAAGGAAATTGCATGA
- a CDS encoding type II toxin-antitoxin system RelE/ParE family toxin, whose product MPGFGFWATKNTLILTHGFQKKTQKTPAKEIERAEKYRNNYFDRLN is encoded by the coding sequence ATGCCTGGTTTTGGTTTTTGGGCAACAAAGAACACCTTAATTTTAACTCATGGATTTCAAAAGAAAACTCAGAAGACTCCTGCTAAAGAAATCGAAAGAGCAGAAAAATATAGAAATAATTATTTTGATAGGTTAAATTGA
- a CDS encoding C40 family peptidase, with product MILNGIRKILVLWKEKVLPNSGALSFLIIPFFALVLVADQAKSLSDKEVHKYFYETWKLEIDPKDNLELFKETQHWIGTPHRDNGKDESGIDCSSLAAKLVKKAYSKTIAGSSESISKQVKKISESDLQEGDLVFFNIYGEKISHVGVYLKDRKFVHASVVKGVTVNSLDENYYKTRFVFAGRL from the coding sequence ATGATCTTGAACGGAATCCGAAAAATTCTAGTTTTATGGAAAGAGAAAGTTCTCCCGAACTCGGGAGCGCTTTCTTTTTTGATCATACCTTTCTTTGCACTTGTACTCGTTGCAGACCAAGCAAAATCCTTATCCGACAAAGAAGTTCATAAATACTTTTACGAAACTTGGAAATTAGAGATAGATCCCAAAGATAATTTGGAATTGTTCAAAGAAACCCAGCATTGGATAGGAACTCCTCATAGGGACAATGGAAAAGATGAGTCCGGAATAGACTGCTCTAGTCTCGCTGCAAAGCTGGTGAAAAAAGCATATTCTAAAACGATTGCAGGTTCTTCCGAAAGTATTTCCAAGCAGGTAAAAAAGATCTCAGAATCGGATCTGCAAGAGGGAGATTTAGTATTTTTTAATATATACGGCGAGAAGATCAGCCATGTGGGAGTCTATCTCAAGGATCGAAAATTCGTACATGCTTCCGTGGTCAAAGGTGTAACAGTCAATTCCTTGGATGAGAATTACTATAAGACCAGATTCGTGTTCGCCGGAAGATTATAA
- a CDS encoding helix-turn-helix domain-containing protein, translating to MSDLNKYINKRKKKDPKFAENYETGFTDFKIGLYLRELRIKKGFTQEDLATRLKTKKSVISRMENHAEDIRLSTLEKVAKVLGKKLHISIR from the coding sequence ATGAGTGATCTAAATAAGTATATTAACAAACGAAAGAAAAAAGATCCAAAATTTGCAGAGAATTATGAAACTGGATTTACTGATTTTAAAATTGGACTGTATTTAAGAGAGCTTAGGATTAAAAAAGGATTCACCCAGGAAGATCTTGCAACCCGACTAAAAACCAAAAAGAGTGTAATTTCTCGTATGGAAAACCATGCAGAGGATATCCGTTTATCAACTTTAGAAAAGGTTGCTAAAGTGTTAGGTAAAAAACTACATATAAGCATTCGATAA
- a CDS encoding LA_0991 family prenyltransferase-like protein: MRNVLENKLWFYVHVLSLDVCLGVLGSGALAAIVTGAKMKMVWWFLLPLSVWVIYTLDHLLDGKKVGENSINPRHKFHYDHSKVLTILCTIAAIISAILAFLLLREIVLLGGVLLAALAVLHLGIARWGKIRFGKEFSVALIYTLGVWFGPLLVVGFRSWTVPLLLFLFFLGTVLNLVMNSLMEAELDAKEGQVYLLGVLSPKLAKEWVLRLSLLGFLAALVLAGGIRKWAPGTSVSASLVIALICAVPGGILRYADRFQDSQKYRILGEGVFILGLVPWILNSF; this comes from the coding sequence ATGCGAAACGTTTTAGAAAACAAACTTTGGTTTTATGTTCATGTACTTAGCTTGGATGTATGTCTTGGCGTTTTAGGTTCCGGGGCCTTGGCCGCAATAGTAACCGGCGCCAAGATGAAAATGGTTTGGTGGTTTCTTCTTCCATTAAGCGTTTGGGTCATCTACACCTTGGACCATTTATTGGATGGAAAGAAGGTGGGAGAAAATTCAATCAACCCGCGTCACAAATTCCACTACGATCATTCCAAAGTTTTGACAATACTCTGCACAATCGCGGCAATTATTTCCGCAATTCTTGCATTCTTATTATTAAGGGAGATCGTTTTATTAGGCGGAGTACTGCTTGCAGCATTGGCGGTTCTTCATTTAGGAATTGCCCGCTGGGGAAAGATACGTTTCGGAAAAGAATTCTCAGTAGCATTGATCTACACTCTAGGAGTTTGGTTCGGCCCTCTATTGGTTGTAGGATTTCGTTCTTGGACAGTTCCCCTTCTTCTTTTCTTATTCTTTTTGGGTACCGTTCTGAATTTAGTAATGAACTCTCTCATGGAAGCAGAGTTAGACGCGAAAGAAGGCCAGGTCTATCTATTAGGAGTTCTTTCTCCTAAGCTCGCTAAGGAATGGGTATTACGATTGTCCTTGCTCGGATTTCTGGCCGCCTTAGTATTGGCCGGCGGAATACGGAAATGGGCGCCGGGCACCTCGGTTTCGGCCTCTTTGGTGATCGCTCTGATCTGTGCAGTTCCGGGAGGGATCCTGCGTTACGCGGATAGATTCCAAGATTCACAAAAGTATAGGATCCTTGGAGAAGGTGTTTTTATCTTGGGGCTGGTCCCTTGGATTTTAAACTCCTTTTAG
- a CDS encoding citrate/2-methylcitrate synthase yields the protein MSDFVELKFGDQVHRLPVITGTDGNKGIDIRDLHTKTGLTSYDPGFFNTAYAQSKISRRDALTGDLQYRGYDVAELVHYSTFVETSYLLIYGDLPSEKQLKEFSMKLSKHSLIHEDMINLFDGFPGRAHPLAVLSVMVSSLSSYYQDEYEEYLDRGIDQAARLLAKIRTIAAFSYKKMIGQPFVYPVDRHPYCTNFLYMLFSIPSVKYQPSEEHDRILNQLWILYADHEQNVSNTTVQLIGSTQANIFASVSSAINALWGSREGGRQIAAVELIEDIIKSKLSVPEFFERLKKGEFQLHSTCFGHDAYKAKSKRSTIAQKLFLEFYKQKKLDPIAEIALQVDDYVSKDPFYLEKNLYPNLEFYSAILFHSLGIPKELFTAMQAIGKLPGWLAHWREQRTGVNASHKVRPRQIFTGETHRKYRQILER from the coding sequence ATGAGCGATTTCGTAGAGTTGAAATTCGGAGACCAGGTCCACCGCCTTCCGGTAATCACCGGAACTGACGGGAATAAAGGAATCGATATTAGAGATTTGCATACTAAGACGGGACTTACTTCTTACGATCCCGGTTTTTTTAATACTGCCTATGCCCAAAGTAAAATTTCCAGAAGGGACGCTCTTACTGGAGATTTACAATACAGAGGCTATGATGTCGCAGAATTAGTGCATTATTCCACTTTTGTAGAGACTAGTTACCTGCTGATTTACGGAGATCTTCCCAGCGAAAAGCAGCTGAAAGAATTCTCCATGAAACTTTCCAAACATAGTTTGATCCACGAAGACATGATCAATCTATTCGATGGCTTCCCAGGAAGGGCTCACCCGCTTGCGGTTCTTTCCGTAATGGTTTCTTCCTTATCCAGTTATTACCAAGACGAATACGAAGAATATCTGGACAGAGGGATCGACCAAGCAGCCAGACTTTTAGCAAAGATCAGAACGATTGCTGCATTCTCTTATAAGAAGATGATCGGACAACCTTTCGTTTATCCGGTAGATCGCCATCCGTATTGTACAAATTTCTTATATATGCTTTTCTCCATTCCGTCGGTTAAATACCAGCCTTCCGAAGAGCATGATAGGATCTTAAACCAACTTTGGATCCTGTATGCGGATCATGAGCAGAATGTTTCGAACACTACTGTTCAGTTGATCGGCTCTACCCAAGCAAATATATTCGCTTCCGTATCTTCTGCGATCAATGCACTTTGGGGTTCTAGAGAAGGCGGAAGACAAATTGCTGCAGTAGAGTTAATTGAAGATATCATCAAATCTAAACTTTCAGTTCCTGAATTTTTCGAAAGATTGAAAAAAGGGGAATTCCAACTTCACTCCACATGTTTCGGCCACGACGCATATAAGGCGAAGAGCAAACGTTCTACAATCGCTCAAAAGTTGTTCTTAGAATTTTACAAACAGAAGAAGTTGGATCCAATTGCAGAGATCGCACTCCAAGTGGATGATTACGTAAGTAAAGATCCATTCTATCTGGAAAAAAATCTGTATCCGAACCTTGAGTTCTATAGCGCGATCCTATTCCATAGTTTAGGAATTCCTAAAGAACTTTTCACTGCAATGCAGGCGATCGGTAAACTTCCCGGTTGGTTGGCTCACTGGAGAGAACAAAGAACCGGTGTAAACGCTTCTCATAAAGTTCGTCCACGTCAGATCTTCACAGGTGAGACTCACAGAAAATACAGACAGATCCTGGAAAGATAA
- a CDS encoding M24 family metallopeptidase yields the protein MSRETYPKEELESYRKVQALAYEAVESVRKELYPGITEKEAARKIDDYIRNAGGTSFFHYGFAWFGDRTAFRGFKRPLSLNYLRKGEGLLPHFGGKFQPSNRRLEEGMAVILDVAPTFAGRAADVGYAFSFGKNPEHDKALVNLEEYRELILRRVLEERTLSEIYLEVDARIRASGYVNCHSIYPQGVLGHKVGRLPAYNFPGGRVNGFPFQTFAYLFPQMIKDLIPGVSGHSPLWGEGSDFRAEPGLWAVEPHIGKIYSGSKESESFGAKWEEILVVTDSTAYWLDEDLPHVRLWKEKKKSKSSKPAANSKANTKKQKEKVPA from the coding sequence ATGTCCCGAGAAACATATCCTAAAGAAGAACTAGAATCCTACCGCAAAGTACAAGCCTTAGCTTATGAAGCGGTGGAATCCGTACGCAAGGAACTCTATCCTGGGATCACCGAAAAAGAAGCAGCTCGCAAAATTGACGATTATATCCGAAATGCGGGAGGTACTTCCTTCTTCCATTATGGATTCGCGTGGTTCGGAGACAGAACTGCATTCAGAGGATTCAAACGTCCACTCTCTCTCAATTATTTGAGAAAAGGAGAAGGTCTACTTCCTCACTTCGGAGGAAAATTCCAACCTTCTAACCGTAGATTAGAAGAAGGTATGGCGGTCATCCTAGACGTAGCTCCTACGTTTGCAGGAAGAGCAGCAGATGTTGGTTACGCATTCTCATTCGGCAAAAATCCGGAACACGATAAGGCACTCGTAAATTTAGAAGAATACAGAGAGTTAATTTTAAGAAGAGTTCTAGAAGAAAGGACCTTATCCGAAATTTATCTGGAAGTAGACGCAAGGATACGCGCATCCGGATACGTTAACTGTCATTCTATCTATCCTCAGGGAGTTTTAGGTCATAAAGTGGGAAGACTTCCTGCTTATAATTTTCCTGGTGGAAGAGTGAATGGATTTCCATTCCAAACATTCGCCTACTTATTCCCTCAAATGATAAAAGATCTGATCCCAGGAGTTTCAGGACATTCTCCATTATGGGGAGAAGGTTCCGACTTCAGAGCGGAACCAGGACTCTGGGCTGTAGAACCTCATATTGGTAAAATATATTCAGGCTCAAAAGAATCAGAATCTTTCGGAGCAAAATGGGAAGAGATCCTAGTAGTTACTGATTCCACTGCGTATTGGTTGGATGAAGATCTTCCTCATGTTCGTCTTTGGAAAGAAAAGAAAAAATCTAAATCTTCCAAGCCTGCTGCTAACTCCAAAGCTAACACTAAAAAACAAAAAGAAAAGGTTCCGGCTTAA
- a CDS encoding SDR family NAD(P)-dependent oxidoreductase encodes MSRLSGKNILITGASGGFGKELTKQLLKKGANLVLTDMKAPETKAEFYLENSKPVSGKILGSFAADLSSESGCEKAYKEAIKIQPKIDILVNNAGLAFGGRLLDVPMDKWKLILDVNLYAPIYLSRLFLPAMLERKYGQIVNLSSCAGITAPGELVYYSVSKFGIRALGEALDSGYRHQGIYTTNIYPFFANTNILHSQQFGTDKPKVVPSLIVDSPQMVVKAIVRGIEKRKMHVFPGFTAKLLRFLTRLSPGFLRGMERLGQKFS; translated from the coding sequence ATGAGCAGACTAAGCGGGAAAAACATCTTAATCACCGGAGCAAGCGGTGGTTTCGGTAAAGAATTAACCAAACAATTATTAAAAAAAGGCGCTAATCTTGTACTTACGGATATGAAAGCACCTGAAACCAAGGCAGAATTTTATTTAGAAAATTCTAAACCGGTTTCAGGAAAAATACTCGGTAGTTTTGCGGCTGACTTAAGCAGCGAATCAGGTTGCGAAAAAGCTTATAAAGAAGCGATCAAGATCCAACCTAAGATAGATATCCTAGTTAATAACGCAGGTTTAGCATTCGGCGGAAGACTGCTGGATGTTCCGATGGACAAATGGAAATTGATCCTGGATGTAAACTTATACGCTCCAATCTATCTTTCTCGTTTGTTCTTACCTGCAATGTTGGAAAGAAAATACGGACAGATCGTAAATCTATCTTCTTGCGCCGGGATCACCGCTCCAGGTGAGCTAGTGTATTATTCCGTTTCCAAATTCGGGATCAGAGCCTTGGGAGAAGCGTTGGATTCAGGTTATAGGCATCAGGGTATATATACGACTAACATATATCCTTTCTTCGCGAATACTAATATTCTACATTCTCAACAATTCGGAACGGATAAACCTAAAGTAGTTCCTTCATTGATCGTAGACAGTCCTCAGATGGTCGTTAAAGCCATAGTAAGAGGAATTGAAAAAAGAAAGATGCATGTCTTCCCGGGATTCACTGCGAAGTTATTGCGATTCTTGACCAGACTGTCTCCAGGTTTCTTAAGGGGAATGGAAAGACTCGGACAAAAATTTTCTTAA